From one Hyphomicrobiales bacterium genomic stretch:
- a CDS encoding tripartite tricarboxylate transporter TctB family protein, producing MRAAELVMALVLGLFSIYLMYLSQVPPLRIDWVPDKGPGSGWLPFWLSAGMLVCCIVIFVRGLLRTTNITRSRAAFMDAYTVRMVGITTLSIFAMLALTHWLGAYVAITLFLLFQVGILGRHSITTTLAVSLLTPVVIFLLFEGGMKILLPKGITEPFFLPLYKIFVY from the coding sequence ATGCGTGCGGCCGAACTCGTCATGGCGCTCGTGCTCGGGCTGTTCTCGATCTACCTGATGTACCTCAGCCAAGTGCCGCCGCTGCGAATCGACTGGGTCCCCGACAAGGGTCCGGGAAGCGGCTGGCTGCCGTTCTGGCTGTCGGCGGGGATGCTCGTCTGCTGCATCGTCATCTTCGTTCGCGGCCTGTTGAGAACGACGAACATCACTCGTTCGCGTGCCGCGTTCATGGATGCCTACACGGTGCGCATGGTCGGGATCACGACCCTCTCGATTTTCGCGATGCTGGCGCTGACGCATTGGCTCGGGGCCTATGTCGCGATCACGCTTTTCCTTCTGTTTCAAGTCGGCATCCTCGGGCGCCATTCGATCACAACGACCCTCGCGGTTTCACTGCTGACGCCGGTCGTAATCTTCCTCCTCTTCGAGGGAGGCATGAAAATCCTGCTGCCGAAGGGGATCACGGAGCCGTTCTTCCTGCCGCTCTACAAGATCTTCGTCTACTGA
- a CDS encoding thiamine pyrophosphate-binding protein, producing MTNGSAGVKRDTATDTLAQKTKDGSVISGGHLVAKALKNEGVDTIFTLCGGHIIDIYDGCLDEGIRIVDVRHEQVAAHAADGYARQTGKLGCVVTTAGPGCTNAVTGVATAFRSESPILHIGGQSSLTQHKMGSLQDLPHVDMMTPITKFASGVFSTDRVADMIAMAARECFSGAYGPSYLEIPRDVLDAEIPIEKARIPAPGHYRASVRSLGDPRDIERLADVLVKAKRPAVLLGQQVWASQSHKEAAAFVRALDIPAYMNGASRGMLPNDDPHHFDRTRSEAFKDADVILIVGTPFDFRMGYGKRISAPTLVQIDLDYRTVGKNRDITFGLSGHPGTILSAVAAAANSRLDAGARQERLQWMKQLRAMEESKLEKLMPLFKSNRSPIHPYRLAWEINEFLGEDTIYIGDGGDVVTISAQAVRPRAPGQWMDPGALGSLGVGTGFAMAAKLAHPGKEVMCLFGDGSFGMTAFDMETAQRFGAPFLAVIGNNSAMNQIRYGQIAKYGANRGDIGNKLGDVEFSKFGHMIGGYGEEVREADQIGPALQRAREAIAKSGKCAVVNVWIDPNEYAPGTKNQTMYK from the coding sequence ATGACCAACGGGAGTGCTGGAGTGAAACGCGACACCGCGACTGACACGCTGGCCCAGAAGACCAAGGACGGCAGCGTCATTTCCGGCGGCCATCTCGTCGCCAAGGCCCTCAAGAACGAGGGCGTCGATACGATCTTCACGCTCTGCGGCGGGCACATCATCGACATCTACGATGGCTGCCTCGACGAGGGCATCCGCATCGTCGACGTGCGGCACGAGCAGGTCGCGGCCCATGCCGCCGACGGCTATGCCCGCCAAACAGGCAAGCTCGGCTGCGTCGTGACGACCGCCGGGCCAGGCTGCACGAATGCGGTCACCGGTGTCGCCACCGCGTTTCGCTCGGAAAGCCCGATCCTGCACATCGGCGGCCAGTCCTCGCTGACCCAGCACAAGATGGGCTCGCTGCAGGACCTGCCGCATGTCGACATGATGACGCCGATCACCAAATTCGCGTCCGGCGTCTTTTCCACCGACCGGGTCGCCGACATGATCGCCATGGCGGCGCGGGAGTGCTTCTCCGGCGCCTACGGTCCCTCCTACCTCGAAATCCCCCGCGACGTACTCGACGCCGAGATCCCGATCGAGAAAGCGCGCATCCCGGCGCCCGGCCACTACCGCGCCTCGGTGCGCTCGCTCGGCGATCCGCGTGACATCGAGCGGCTGGCGGACGTGCTCGTCAAGGCCAAGCGCCCGGCCGTGCTGCTCGGCCAGCAGGTCTGGGCCTCGCAGAGCCACAAGGAGGCCGCCGCGTTCGTTCGCGCGCTCGACATCCCGGCCTACATGAACGGTGCCAGCCGCGGCATGCTGCCCAACGACGATCCGCACCATTTCGACCGCACCCGCTCGGAAGCCTTCAAGGATGCCGACGTCATCCTCATCGTCGGCACGCCCTTCGACTTCCGGATGGGCTACGGCAAGCGGATTTCAGCCCCGACGCTCGTGCAGATCGACCTCGACTATCGCACGGTCGGCAAGAACCGCGACATCACGTTCGGTCTTTCGGGCCATCCCGGAACCATCCTTTCGGCGGTGGCGGCGGCCGCCAACAGCCGGCTCGATGCCGGCGCGCGCCAGGAGCGCCTGCAGTGGATGAAGCAGCTGCGAGCCATGGAGGAGAGCAAGCTCGAAAAGCTCATGCCGCTCTTCAAGTCCAACCGCTCGCCGATCCATCCCTACCGGCTCGCATGGGAGATCAACGAATTCCTCGGTGAGGACACCATCTACATCGGCGACGGCGGCGACGTCGTCACCATCTCCGCACAAGCCGTGCGCCCGCGCGCTCCCGGACAATGGATGGACCCCGGCGCGCTCGGCAGCCTCGGCGTCGGCACCGGATTTGCCATGGCCGCCAAGCTCGCCCATCCGGGCAAGGAGGTCATGTGCCTCTTCGGTGACGGCTCGTTCGGCATGACCGCCTTCGACATGGAGACTGCCCAGCGCTTCGGCGCGCCGTTCCTGGCGGTCATCGGCAACAATTCGGCGATGAACCAGATCCGCTATGGCCAGATCGCCAAGTACGGCGCCAATCGTGGCGACATCGGCAACAAGCTCGGCGACGTGGAGTTCTCCAAGTTCGGGCACATGATCGGCGGCTACGGCGAGGAGGTGCGCGAGGCGGACCAGATCGGGCCGGCGCTGCAGAGGGCGCGCGAGGCGATCGCCAAGTCCGGCAAGTGCGCGGTCGTCAACGTCTGGATCGACCCGAACGAATACGCACCGGGGACGAAAAATCAAACCATGTACAAGTAG
- a CDS encoding tripartite tricarboxylate transporter permease → MELLGHLIDGFGIAFQPLNLGLMALGCLLGLFIGAMPGLGSVNGVAILLPITFIVPPTAAIIFLAAIYYGAMYGGAISSIMLGIPGASTAVATTFDGRPLALQGKADHALVAAAVASFVGGTISIVLFTLFAPPLADFALRFGTHEEFALMVLAFATFVGLSGDDIPKTIFMILLGLVLATVGLDIISGRPRLIFFDLQGFYKGISFIVLAIGIYGIGEMLWTMETSRGKAQMASHTYNFARFLDAMRQLKDSGRTMVMSSFLGYFVGILPAAGATPGSLMAYGLTKSMSNDPDRYGKGEVNGVVAPECANNAASTGSMLPMLTLGIPGSPTTAILLGGMIIWGLTPGPLLFTTEPEFVWGLTASLYAANLLTLVLNLALIPLFIWVLRTPFSILAPMIFVLCFIGGYAPDNRMFDPWLILLFGVVGYLMRKLDYPMAPLVLAIVLGPLAENSLRQSLIADRGDWTTLFTRPLSGVIFLCAIALFVYPLFLAFRRRRQKSAAANGA, encoded by the coding sequence ATGGAGTTGCTCGGCCACCTCATCGACGGCTTCGGCATCGCATTCCAACCGCTCAATCTCGGCCTGATGGCACTCGGCTGCCTGCTGGGGCTTTTCATCGGCGCGATGCCTGGGCTCGGCTCGGTCAACGGCGTCGCCATCCTGTTGCCGATCACCTTCATCGTGCCGCCGACGGCCGCGATCATCTTCCTCGCCGCGATCTACTACGGAGCCATGTACGGCGGCGCGATTTCCTCCATCATGCTCGGCATTCCGGGCGCCTCGACCGCGGTCGCAACGACCTTCGACGGCCGCCCCCTGGCGCTCCAGGGCAAGGCCGACCATGCCCTTGTCGCCGCCGCCGTCGCCTCCTTCGTCGGGGGCACGATCTCGATCGTCCTGTTCACGCTTTTCGCTCCTCCGCTCGCCGACTTCGCGCTGCGCTTCGGCACGCACGAGGAGTTCGCCCTCATGGTGCTCGCCTTCGCGACGTTCGTGGGATTGAGCGGGGACGACATCCCGAAGACGATCTTCATGATCCTCCTCGGCCTCGTGCTGGCCACGGTCGGCCTCGACATCATCTCCGGGCGGCCGCGCCTCATCTTCTTCGACCTGCAGGGCTTCTACAAAGGCATCTCGTTCATCGTGCTCGCCATCGGCATCTACGGGATCGGCGAGATGCTCTGGACGATGGAAACCTCCCGCGGCAAGGCGCAAATGGCCTCGCACACCTACAATTTCGCCCGCTTCCTCGATGCCATGCGCCAGCTGAAGGACTCCGGGCGAACCATGGTGATGAGTTCGTTCCTCGGCTATTTCGTCGGCATCCTGCCCGCCGCCGGCGCGACCCCGGGATCGCTCATGGCCTATGGCCTCACCAAGTCGATGTCGAACGATCCGGACCGCTACGGCAAGGGCGAGGTCAACGGCGTCGTCGCCCCGGAATGCGCCAACAACGCCGCCTCGACCGGCTCGATGCTGCCGATGCTGACGCTCGGCATCCCGGGCTCGCCGACAACGGCGATCCTGCTCGGCGGCATGATCATCTGGGGATTGACGCCGGGCCCCCTGCTGTTCACGACCGAGCCCGAGTTCGTCTGGGGCCTGACGGCGAGCCTCTATGCCGCCAACCTCCTGACGCTCGTTCTCAACCTCGCGCTCATTCCACTCTTCATCTGGGTGCTGCGCACGCCATTTTCGATCCTCGCGCCGATGATCTTCGTGCTCTGCTTCATCGGCGGCTACGCCCCCGACAACCGGATGTTCGACCCCTGGCTCATCCTGCTGTTCGGCGTGGTCGGCTATCTGATGCGCAAGCTCGACTATCCGATGGCGCCGCTTGTGCTGGCGATCGTGCTCGGCCCACTCGCCGAGAATTCGCTCCGCCAGTCGCTGATCGCCGATCGGGGCGACTGGACGACCCTGTTCACGCGCCCCCTCTCGGGCGTGATCTTCCTCTGCGCGATCGCGCTCTTCGTCTACCCGCTGTTCCTCGCGTTCCGGCGTCGGCGCCAGAAAAGCGCTGCCGCCAACGGAGCCTGA
- a CDS encoding FCD domain-containing protein: MATALELNVVPIDQGATLKQRTYEALRAAIGSMNIYHKDAQLQLDERELSKRFGVSRTPLREALGRLEHEGFVRTVPRRGVFILRKSKREILEMITLWAAVESMAARLVTLEASDEEIASLRELFNRFQNQRVMAVLDEYSDANIAFHQRILKLSKCAILESTAEGLFMHVRAIRARTIGDNDRASRSIVDHIHIIEAIEQRDTELAERLVRDHTLNLRAHVERNLDLDGLDND, encoded by the coding sequence ATGGCGACCGCACTCGAGTTGAACGTCGTACCCATCGATCAGGGGGCAACCCTCAAGCAGAGGACCTACGAGGCCCTGCGCGCCGCCATCGGGAGTATGAACATCTACCACAAGGACGCCCAACTGCAGCTCGACGAGCGGGAACTTTCAAAGCGCTTCGGGGTCAGCCGCACGCCACTTCGCGAGGCGCTCGGACGGCTCGAGCACGAGGGGTTCGTGCGCACGGTGCCGCGGCGCGGCGTTTTCATCCTGCGCAAATCCAAGCGCGAGATCCTCGAGATGATCACGCTCTGGGCGGCGGTCGAGAGCATGGCTGCCCGCCTCGTCACGCTCGAGGCCAGCGACGAGGAAATCGCCAGCCTGCGCGAGCTGTTCAACCGGTTCCAGAACCAGAGGGTGATGGCCGTCCTCGACGAGTATTCCGACGCCAACATCGCCTTCCATCAGCGGATCCTGAAGCTCTCCAAGTGCGCCATCCTCGAGAGCACGGCGGAAGGGCTCTTCATGCACGTTCGGGCGATCCGCGCGCGCACGATCGGTGACAACGATCGCGCGTCCCGCTCGATCGTCGATCACATCCACATCATCGAAGCCATCGAGCAGCGCGACACCGAACTCGCGGAGCGCCTCGTGCGCGACCACACGCTGAACCTTCGCGCCCACGTCGAGCGCAACCTCGACCTCGACGGCCTGGACAACGACTGA